The Mesobacillus jeotgali genome window below encodes:
- a CDS encoding FapA family protein — protein sequence MATEYKVKLSHDRLTADLILDFTNKELAFSADELFSILKAEKIVFGVKTDVLAQISENPFSFEYPVTIAVGEPKVDGADAYLRNELHHSSPHDHKVFNFRSVLQIPSVRKGQLLASVVSPTNGAHGTDVTGRIIPAKPGRPLRVKPGKNVLFESAKFFATCDGQVSITEKAISVNPVFEVKGDLDLKIGNIDFVGNISIKGNVPSGYELKAGGDIIVDGLVEAANLQAEGNIIIKGGVAGAMKGKVTAGGSVLANYLNQANVKSAQDIIVKSSILHSKVTASGNVDCRTGTIIGGVISAGRNIFVKELGNELFTKTELAVGWDPLLEKAELETIQSIETAKDNIRKLTEIEVKLAEIGNRSGGLAAEQQQMILKQRNTRRNVEAGLSELLAELEFLQHEKQDRLYSSLFVFDRVFPNTKVFFGKYAFLTNQLYKKVGFHLENSEISIQPIVEKENH from the coding sequence TTGGCGACGGAGTATAAGGTGAAGTTATCCCATGACAGGCTTACTGCTGATTTGATTCTGGATTTCACGAATAAAGAGTTGGCTTTTTCCGCAGACGAATTATTTTCAATTCTGAAAGCAGAAAAAATTGTGTTTGGTGTTAAAACGGATGTGTTAGCTCAAATCTCTGAGAATCCTTTTTCATTCGAGTATCCAGTCACCATTGCTGTCGGAGAGCCAAAAGTGGATGGTGCTGATGCATATCTGCGTAACGAACTCCACCATAGCAGTCCTCACGACCATAAAGTCTTTAACTTTCGTTCTGTACTGCAAATTCCCTCAGTGAGAAAAGGACAGTTGTTGGCATCTGTAGTCTCGCCCACGAATGGAGCCCACGGGACAGATGTCACTGGGAGGATCATACCGGCAAAGCCAGGCCGTCCCCTCAGGGTAAAACCCGGGAAAAATGTCTTGTTCGAATCGGCGAAGTTCTTTGCAACATGCGATGGACAGGTCAGCATCACAGAAAAGGCAATCTCAGTCAATCCAGTATTCGAGGTCAAAGGGGATCTGGATCTAAAAATTGGCAATATTGATTTTGTCGGGAATATCTCTATCAAAGGGAATGTGCCAAGCGGGTATGAGCTGAAAGCTGGCGGGGACATCATAGTCGATGGTCTCGTAGAAGCGGCCAATCTCCAAGCAGAAGGGAACATCATCATTAAAGGCGGCGTGGCCGGGGCAATGAAGGGGAAGGTTACTGCTGGAGGCAGTGTGCTGGCGAATTATCTTAACCAGGCTAACGTAAAATCAGCTCAGGACATTATTGTGAAGTCATCGATATTGCATAGTAAAGTGACGGCTTCTGGAAATGTGGATTGCCGAACAGGCACGATCATTGGGGGAGTCATCTCTGCTGGCCGCAATATTTTCGTCAAGGAATTAGGCAATGAGCTTTTTACAAAAACGGAATTAGCTGTTGGCTGGGATCCTTTGCTTGAAAAAGCGGAACTTGAAACTATCCAATCCATCGAAACAGCAAAAGACAATATCAGAAAACTTACTGAAATTGAAGTGAAGCTGGCCGAGATCGGCAACCGGTCAGGAGGACTTGCGGCTGAACAGCAGCAAATGATTTTAAAACAGAGAAATACAAGACGGAACGTTGAAGCTGGTTTATCGGAATTACTCGCAGAATTAGAGTTTCTGCAACATGAGAAGCAGGACAGATTATACTCATCCTTATTTGTTTTTGATAGAGTGTTCCCAAATACAAAGGTATTTTTCGGGAAGTATGCGTTCCTGACCAACCAGCTTTATAAGAAAGTTGGTTTTCATCTTGAAAATAGTGAAATTTCGATACAACCGATTGTTGAAAAAGAAAACCACTAG
- the rpsB gene encoding 30S ribosomal protein S2: MSVISMKQLLEAGVHFGHQTRRWNPKMKKYIFTERNGIYIIDLQKTVKKVEEAYNYVKELAVNGGTVLFVGTKKQAQDSVKEEAARSGMYYVNQRWLGGTLTNFETIQKRIARLKDIERMSEDGTFEVLPKKEVVQLKKEQERLEKFLGGIKDMKGLPDALFIIDPRKERIAVAEARKLNIPIVGIVDTNCDPDEIDVVIPANDDAIRAVKLLTSKMADAIIEAKQGEETTEAVEA; the protein is encoded by the coding sequence ATGTCAGTAATTTCTATGAAGCAACTGCTTGAAGCTGGTGTACACTTCGGTCACCAGACTCGCCGTTGGAACCCTAAGATGAAGAAATACATCTTCACTGAGCGTAACGGCATCTACATCATCGACCTTCAAAAGACTGTTAAGAAGGTTGAAGAAGCGTACAACTATGTGAAGGAACTAGCTGTTAACGGCGGTACTGTTCTTTTCGTAGGTACTAAGAAACAAGCTCAAGATTCTGTTAAAGAAGAAGCAGCTCGTTCTGGTATGTACTATGTGAACCAACGCTGGTTGGGTGGCACATTAACAAACTTTGAAACAATCCAAAAGCGTATCGCTCGCCTTAAGGACATTGAAAGAATGTCTGAAGATGGCACATTTGAAGTGCTTCCTAAGAAAGAAGTAGTTCAATTGAAGAAAGAACAAGAGCGTTTAGAAAAGTTCTTAGGCGGAATCAAGGACATGAAGGGCCTTCCTGATGCTCTATTCATCATTGACCCACGCAAAGAGCGCATCGCTGTTGCTGAAGCACGCAAATTGAACATTCCTATCGTAGGAATTGTTGATACAAACTGTGATCCAGACGAAATCGACGTAGTTATCCCTGCGAACGACGACGCGATCCGCGCTGTTAAATTGCTTACATCTAAAATGGCTGATGCTATTATCGAAGCTAAGCAAGGCGAAGAAACTACAGAAGCTGTAGAAGCTTAA
- the tsf gene encoding translation elongation factor Ts yields the protein MAITAQMVKELREKTGAGMMDCKKALQETNGDMDQAIDFLREKGIAKAAKKADRIAAEGTTYILAEGNEAVILEVNSETDFVAKNEGFQVLVKEIAEHLLKNKPASVEEANAQTMENGETVETRINNAIAKIGEKLSLRRFEVKTKTDSDAFGAYLHMGGRIGVLSVLEGTTDEAAAKDVSMHIAALNPKYVSRDEVSQEEVEHERQILTQQALNEGKPENIVAKMVEGRLSKYFEDVCVLDQAFVKNPDQKVRQFVESKGATLRGFTRYEVGEGIEKREDNFAEEVMNQVNKK from the coding sequence ATGGCAATTACTGCACAAATGGTTAAAGAATTGCGCGAAAAAACTGGCGCGGGTATGATGGATTGCAAAAAAGCACTTCAGGAAACAAATGGTGATATGGACCAGGCGATCGATTTCCTACGTGAAAAAGGAATCGCTAAAGCTGCGAAAAAAGCTGACCGTATCGCTGCTGAAGGTACAACTTACATCCTTGCAGAAGGAAATGAAGCTGTAATCCTTGAAGTGAACTCTGAGACAGACTTCGTAGCAAAGAACGAAGGCTTCCAGGTTCTTGTTAAGGAAATCGCTGAGCACCTTCTTAAGAACAAGCCTGCATCTGTTGAAGAAGCTAACGCTCAAACAATGGAAAATGGCGAAACTGTTGAAACTCGCATCAACAATGCAATCGCTAAAATCGGTGAGAAGCTTTCCCTTCGCCGCTTTGAAGTGAAAACTAAAACTGACAGCGATGCATTCGGTGCTTACCTTCACATGGGCGGCCGCATTGGCGTACTATCTGTTCTTGAAGGAACTACAGACGAAGCAGCTGCTAAAGACGTTTCCATGCACATCGCTGCATTGAATCCTAAATATGTTTCTCGTGATGAAGTTTCTCAGGAAGAAGTTGAACACGAGCGTCAAATCCTTACACAGCAAGCTCTTAACGAAGGCAAGCCTGAAAATATCGTTGCTAAAATGGTTGAAGGCCGCCTAAGCAAATATTTTGAAGATGTATGTGTTCTTGACCAGGCATTCGTTAAGAATCCTGACCAAAAAGTACGCCAGTTCGTTGAATCAAAAGGCGCAACACTTCGCGGGTTCACTCGTTACGAAGTAGGCGAAGGCATCGAAAAGCGTGAAGATAACTTTGCTGAAGAAGTAATGAACCAAGTTAACAAGAAATAA
- the pyrH gene encoding UMP kinase gives MTSPKYKRVVLKLSGEALAGEQGFGINPSVIKNVADQVKEIAELDVEVAVVVGGGNIWRGKIGEEMGMDRATADYMGMLATVMNSLSLQDSLEQAGIETRVQTSIEMRQVAEPYIRRRAIRHLEKKRVVIFAAGTGNPYFSTDTTAALRAAEIEADVILMAKNNVDGVYSADPRVDKNATKYEELSYLDVLKEGLAVMDSTASSLCMDNDIPLIVFSIMEKGNIKRAVMGETIGTTVRGKN, from the coding sequence ATGACGAGCCCTAAATACAAAAGAGTTGTTTTAAAGTTAAGTGGAGAAGCATTAGCCGGAGAACAAGGATTTGGCATCAATCCGTCGGTAATCAAAAATGTTGCAGACCAGGTGAAGGAGATTGCTGAACTGGATGTCGAGGTCGCTGTTGTAGTAGGCGGAGGAAACATCTGGAGAGGCAAAATCGGTGAAGAAATGGGAATGGACAGAGCGACGGCAGACTATATGGGCATGCTCGCTACCGTCATGAATTCCCTGTCATTGCAAGACAGCCTTGAACAGGCGGGAATCGAGACAAGGGTTCAAACTTCCATCGAAATGCGTCAGGTAGCGGAGCCATACATAAGAAGAAGGGCAATCAGGCACCTGGAGAAAAAGCGCGTGGTCATTTTTGCAGCAGGAACAGGAAATCCGTACTTCTCAACGGACACAACAGCTGCCTTGCGCGCTGCTGAGATCGAAGCAGATGTGATCCTTATGGCTAAGAATAACGTAGATGGCGTATACTCAGCTGATCCTCGAGTTGACAAGAACGCAACTAAATATGAAGAACTTTCATACCTGGATGTGCTCAAGGAAGGTCTGGCTGTCATGGACTCAACAGCTTCATCCTTGTGTATGGACAATGATATCCCGTTGATTGTATTCTCAATCATGGAAAAAGGTAACATTAAACGAGCCGTTATGGGCGAAACAATCGGAACAACAGTGAGGGGGAAAAACTAA